Below is a genomic region from Halobacterium sp. CBA1132.
ACTCGAGAAACAGCAGTCCGGCGGCAGCGGCGGCGGCGGGTACGCCGTCGAACAGCACGGCGACGCCACAGTCGCGCTCGTCGGGTTCCCCTCTGTCGGGAAGTCCTCGCTCATCAACGCGATGACGAACGCCGACAGCGAGGTCGGCTCCTACGAGTTCACCACGCTCGATGTCAACCCCGGGATGCTGGAGTACCGCGGCGCGAACATCCAACTGCTGGACGTGCCGGGGCTCATCGAGGGCGCGGCCGGCGGCCGCGGCGGCGGGAAAGAAATTCTGTCCGTGATTCGGGCGGCGGACCTCGTCATCTTCATGCTGTCCCCGTTCGAAATCGAGCAGTACGACCGGCTCTCTGAGGAGCTCTACAACGTCAACATTCGCGTCGACGAGGAGCCGCCGTCGGTGACCGTCCGCCGGAAGGGCAAGGACGGCATCGACGTGAACACCTCGGGTGACCTCGAACTCGACCACGACACCGTCAAGGAGATTCTCCGCGAGCGCGGGTTCATCAACGCCAACGTCACCATCCGCAGGAACCCCTCCGTGGACAAACTCATCGACGGCATCATGGACAACCGCGTCTACATGCCGTCGCTCGTCGCGGTGAACAAGGTCGACCTCATCGAACCGTCCTACGCGGAGACGATGAAGGAGAACCTCCGCGAGCACGGCATCGACCCCGACGACGCCATCTTCATCTCCGCGGAGAAGGGGAAAGGGCTGGACTCCCTCAAGGAACGAATGTGGGAGGAGCTCGGGCTCATCCGCATCTACATGGACAAGCCCGGCCGCGGCGTCGACTACGAGGAGCCGCTGGTCATCCGGCGGGGAGAGACCGTCGACGACGCCCTCCAGAAGCTCGGCGGCACGCTCGACGAGCGCTTCCGGTTCGCGCGCGTTTCGGGGCCGTCCGCGCAACACGACGACCAGCAGGTCGGCCGCGACCACGTGCTCGAAGACGAGGACGTCCTGCGCGTCATCGCGCGGCGGTAGCGTGACGAGCACCTGGCAGCGCCTCGCAGCAGTCGTGCTCGCGGGCGTGCTGCCGTGGGTGGTCGTCACGTTCGACGGCGGCTGGTATTCGGTCTTCTCCGTCGGCTTCCTCCACCTCGACCCGTTCTCGTTCACGTCCCTGCCGGAGTACGTCGCTCACGTCGGAAGCGTGCCGCCGCGCCTGTCCGCGTGGCCGACCGCGGTGTTGCTGTACGGGGCCGCACTTGCGACGGCAGTCGTCGATGACGCCGTCGGACTGGACTCGCGGATTCCCGCCGGCTTGCTGTTCCTCGCGGGCGTCGATGTCGGCTTTCTCGCGCTCTCGCTGTCCCGTCAGTCCACGATTCTCGCGTTCCCCGTGGGCGCGCTGTGGCTGTGGGCGGCCGTCTGGGTGGGGTACGGCGACGAACTGCTGGACTGAGCGGGTGCGGTCGCTTCCGCGTTCGGTACGCTTTTCGACGCGCCGCGTCATCCC
It encodes:
- a CDS encoding GTP-binding protein yields the protein MGLEEEIEQLEEEISETPYNKSTEAHIGRLKAKLAEKKEKLEKQQSGGSGGGGYAVEQHGDATVALVGFPSVGKSSLINAMTNADSEVGSYEFTTLDVNPGMLEYRGANIQLLDVPGLIEGAAGGRGGGKEILSVIRAADLVIFMLSPFEIEQYDRLSEELYNVNIRVDEEPPSVTVRRKGKDGIDVNTSGDLELDHDTVKEILRERGFINANVTIRRNPSVDKLIDGIMDNRVYMPSLVAVNKVDLIEPSYAETMKENLREHGIDPDDAIFISAEKGKGLDSLKERMWEELGLIRIYMDKPGRGVDYEEPLVIRRGETVDDALQKLGGTLDERFRFARVSGPSAQHDDQQVGRDHVLEDEDVLRVIARR